One segment of Ziziphus jujuba cultivar Dongzao chromosome 12, ASM3175591v1 DNA contains the following:
- the LOC107429006 gene encoding probable methyltransferase PMT2, which yields MATKTNSDGRTRSSVQIFIVAGLCCFFYILGAWQRSGFGKGDSIAFEITKSGADCNIVPNLSFDTHHGGDTGSITESELETKVFEPCKAKYTDYTPCQDQRRAMTFPRENMYYRERHCPPEEEKLHCLIPAPKGYVTPFPWPKSRDYVPYANAPYKSLTVEKAIQNWIQYEGNVFRFPGGGTQFPQGADKYIDQLASVIPIRNGTVRTALDTGCGVASWGAYLMSRNVITMSFAPRDSHEAQVQFALERGVPAVIGVLGTIKLPYPSRAFDMAHCSRCLIPWGGNDGTYLMEVDRVLRPGGYWVLSGPPINWRTNYKAWQRSKEELQEEQRKIEEIAKLLCWEKKSEKGEIAVWQKRVNADSCRRDGSQANFCKSADPDDVWYKKMESCITPFPAANTPDEVAGGQLKPFPKRLYAIPPRIASGSVPGVSTETYEEDNQTWKKHVNAYKKINRLLDSGRYRNIMDMNAGLGGFAAALQSPKLWVMNVMPTIAEKNTLGVIYERGLIGIYHDWCEAFSTYPRTYDLIHANGVFSLYKDKCNMEDILLEMDRILRPEGAVIFRDEVDVLIKVKKTVGGMRWDTKMVDHEDGPLVPEKILVAVKQYWTVDGNSTSTQRSQR from the exons ATGGCAACGAAAACGAACTCCGATGGTAGGACTAGGAGTTCAGTACAGATCTTTATAGTAGCTGGTTTGTGCTGTTTCTTCTATATATTGGGTGCGTGGCAGAGGAGTGGATTTGGGAAGGGTGATAGTATAGCTTTTGAAATTACTAAGAGTGGGGCAGATTGCAACATAGTTCCAAATTTGAGTTTTGATACACATCATGGTGGTGACACCGGGAGTATCACCGAAAGTGAACTGGAAACAAAGGTTTTTGAACCATGCAAGGCAAAGTACACTGATTACACGCCCTGTCAAGATCAAAGGCGTGCTATGACCTTCCCAAGGGAAAATATGTATTATAGAGAGAGACATTGTCCTCCTGAGGAAGAAAAGTTACATTGCCTAATCCCAGCACCTAAGGGATATGTAACTCCATTTCCCTGGCCAAAAAGCCGTGACTATGTGCCATATGCAAATGCACCATATAAGAGTTTGACAGTCGAGAAGGCTATCCAGAACTGGATACAATATGAAGGAAATGTTTTTCGGTTCCCTGGTGGGGGCACACAGTTTCCTCAAGGAGctgataaatatattgatcaGCTTGCTTCTGTGATACCAATTCGTAATGGGACGGTTAGAACTGCACTGGACACTGGTTGTGGG GTTGCTAGTTGGGGTGCATACCTTATGAGTAGAAATGTCATTACCATGTCTTTTGCACCAAGAGACTCACATGAAGCACAGGTCCAATTCGCTCTTGAAAGGGGTGTACCTGCTGTTATTGGTGTTCTAGGTACAATAAAGCTGCCGTATCCATCTAGAGCCTTTGACATGGCTCATTGTTCTCGTTGCTTAATTCCATGGGGAGGAAATG ATGGAACCTATTTGATGGAAGTTGACCGAGTTCTTAGGCCTGGGGGTTATTGGGTGCTTTCTGGTCCTCCCATCAATTGGAGGACCAATTACAAAGCTTGGCAGCGTTCCAAGGAGGAACTTCAGGAGGAACAAcgaaaaattgaagaaattgCTAAACTTCTTTGCTGGGAGAAGAAATCTGAGAAGGGTGAAATTGCCGTTTGGCAAAAGAGGGTAAATGCTGATTCATGCAGACGAGATGGTTCTCAAGCTAACTTCTGCAAATCTGCTGACCCAGATGATGTTTG GTATAAGAAAATGGAGTCATGCATTACTCCTTTTCCTGCCGCTAATACTCCCGATGAAGTTGCTGGTGGACAACTGAAGCCCTTTCCGAAGAGGCTTTATGCGATACCACCTAGAATTGCGAGTGGCTCTGTTCCTGGAGTTTCTACAGAGACATATGAAGAGGATAACCAAACATGGAAGAAGCATGTGAATgcttataaaaaaatcaatagacTACTTGATTCAGGAAGGTATCGCAATATTATGGATATGAATGCTGGTTTAGGTGGTTTTGCTGCTGCACTCCAATCTCCAAAATTGTGGGTCATGAATGTGATGCCCACAATAGCTGAGAAAAACACACTCGGTGTGATATATGAGCGGGGATTAATTGGCATCTATCATGACTG GTGTGAAGCTTTCTCGACATACCCGAGGACATATGACCTCATTCATGCTAATGGTGTTTTCAGTTTGTACAAGGACAA ATGCAATATGGAGGACATTCTTCTGGAGATGGACAGGATTTTGCGACCGGAAGGTGCGGTCATATTCCGTGATGAAGTTGATGTACTAATTAAGGTGAAGAAAACAGTTGGAGGCATGAGATGGGATACCAAAATGGTAGACCATGAGGATGGCCCCCTCGTGCCCGAGAAGATATTGGTCGCTGTCAAGCAGTATTGGACTGTAGATGGCAACTCCACTTCCACACAACGAAGTCAAAGATAG